A window of Microbacterium hominis genomic DNA:
AGGCCTGCATGGTGAACGAGCCCGCCTTGAGCGCGCCGAACAGGATGCCGGCGGCGAACACGCCCCAGGCGCGGCTGCGGCCGAGGAGGGCGACGGTGATCGCGTCGAAGCCGATGCCGGCGTCGATGAGGCCGTCGAACCCGGTGACGACCGAGCCCTGGATCTGGTTCATGCCCGCGAGGCCGGCCAGGCCACCGGCGAAGAGCATCGCGTAGATGTACATGCGCTGCACCGAGATGCCGGCCGCGCGCGCGGCGTGCGGGTTCTCGCCGACCGCCCGCAGGCGGAATCCGAGGCTCGACCGCTCGACCAGCCACCACACGAACACCGTCGCGCCCAGCACGATGACGAAGCCCCAGTCCAGCAGCGGGAAGCGCGGGCCGATGAGGTCGGGGAACTGGGCCGTGGCGGGCGTCGGCGCCGAGATCGGCTGATCACCGGCCGGGCGCTGCAGGATCCCCGGCGTGCGCACCATCCACGACACCAGGTACAGCGCCACGTAGTTGAGCATGATCGTGAGGATCACCTCGTGGGCTCCGGTGCGAGCCTTGAGCACACCCACGATGCCGCCCCAGATGGCGCCGCCCGCGATGCCGGCCGCGAGGGTCAGCGGCAGGTGGAGGAACATCGGCAGGTCGAGGTTGAAGGTCAGCAGGGCCGCCGTCGCGCACGCGATCAGGATCTGGCCGCGGCCGCCGATGTTGAACAGGCCGACGCGGAAGGCGAGGGCGACGCCGAGCCCGGCCGCGATCAGCGGCGCGGCGAAGCCGAGCGTGTTGGTGAGCGGGCGGATCTGCGTCGCGAAGTCGTTCGCGCGCGGGTTGAAGATCGATCCGCGGAAGAGGGCCTCGTAGCCGCCGTACACCGCGTTCCAGATCGCGACGAACGTGTCGCTCGGGCGCGCGAAGAAGTACGAGGAGGCTTCACGGACGTCCTCGTCGGTGAGCGCCATGAGGAGGCCGCCCACGATCATCGCGGCGACGACGGCGAGGATCGTGGTGACCGCCGAGCCGCGCAGCAGCTCCTTGATGAACACGTTCTGCCGCGGAGGCGGGGGACCTCGCCCCCGTCGGGAGCGGCATCCGCGTCCGCGGCCTTCGCCTCCTCCTTCTCCGGATGACCCGTCAGGGGCCCGCCGACGGGAGGAAGCTGCTCGGGCGGCAGACCCTTGATGTGCTCGTCGCCTGCTCCCGGTGTCGGCCCGCTCATGCGGCCTCCTCGCTGTCGGGGCGCTCGCCGGCCATCATCAGGCCGAGCACGTCGCGCGGGGTGTCTCCGGGCACGATGCCGACGATTCCGCCGCGGTACATGACCACGATCCGATCGGCGAGCGCGGCCACTTCGTCGAGCTCGGTCGAGACGACGACCACCGGGATGCCGGCATCCCGCGTCTCGACGATGCGGGTGTGGATGAATTCGATGGAGCCCACATCGACGCCGCGCGTGGGCTGGGCGGCGACGAGGAGCTTCAGGTCACGGCTCATCTCCCGTGCGATGACGACCTTCTGCTGGTTGCCGCCGGAGAGGGTGCCGGCGGGTACATCGGGCCCCTGGGTGCGGATGTCGTACTCCTCGATGCGCGCGCGGGCGAAGTCGTCGAGAAGCGCGCGGCGGATGGTGCCGCCGCGCACGAACGCGCTGTCGCCCGAGCGGTCGAGGATGAGGTTCTCGGCCACCGAGAAGGCGCCGACCAGGCCGTCTTCCGTCCGGTCCTCCGGCACGAAGCCGACACCTTCGTCGAGGATGCCGCGCACGGTCTTGCCGACGAGTTCGGTGCCGTCGAGGCTGATCGAGCCCGTCACGCGCTCGGCCAGGCCCACGATGGCCTCCACGAGCTCGGTCTGACCGTTGCCCTGCACGCCGGCGACGGCCAGGACCTCGCCGGGCCGCACGTCGAAGCTCACGCCGTCGACGACGACCGTGCCCTCGGCGGTGAGCACGCGAAGATCCTTGATCTGCAGCCCGCCGTCGCGCACCTGCGGCGGCTCCTTCTGCACCGTCAGCTCGACGGCACGGCCGACCATGAGCGAGGCGAGCTCGGCGTTGGAGGCGGTCGGCTCAGCCTCCCCCACGACCTTGCCGAGGCGGATGACCGTGATGCGGTCGGCGACCTCGCGCACCTCGCGCAGCTTGTGGGTGATGAAGACGATGGAGGTGCCCTCGTCGCGCAGCTGCCTCATTATGCCCATGAGCTCGTCGGTCTCCTGCGGCGTGAGCACCGCGGTGGGCTCGTCGAAGACGAGCACCTTCGCGTCACGCGAGAGGGCCTTGATGATCTCGACCCGCTGCTGCACGCCCACGGGGAGATCGCCCACGAGTGCGTCGGGATCGACCTGGAATCCGAAGCGGTCGGCCACGTCGCGCACGTGCTGGCGCGCCTTGGCGAGGTCGAGGGCGCCGAGGGCCTTCGTGCTCTCGTGGCCGAGCATCACGTTCTCGGCCACCGTGAAGACGGGGATCAGCATGAAGTGCTGGTGCACCATGCCGATGCCGGCGGCCATGGCGTCGCCGGGGCCGCGGAAGTGCTGCACCTCGTCACCGAGGAGGATGTCGCCCTCGTCGGCCTGATAGAGGCCGTAGAGCACGTTCATGAGGGTGGATTTGCCGGCGCCGTTCTCGCCCAGGAGGGCATGGATCTCCCCCGGCTCGACCACGAGATCGATGTGGTCGTTGGCCGTGAGTGAGCCGAACCGCTTCGTGATCCCACGGAGCTCGAGCTTCATAT
This region includes:
- a CDS encoding ABC transporter ATP-binding protein, whose product is MKLELRGITKRFGSLTANDHIDLVVEPGEIHALLGENGAGKSTLMNVLYGLYQADEGDILLGDEVQHFRGPGDAMAAGIGMVHQHFMLIPVFTVAENVMLGHESTKALGALDLAKARQHVRDVADRFGFQVDPDALVGDLPVGVQQRVEIIKALSRDAKVLVFDEPTAVLTPQETDELMGIMRQLRDEGTSIVFITHKLREVREVADRITVIRLGKVVGEAEPTASNAELASLMVGRAVELTVQKEPPQVRDGGLQIKDLRVLTAEGTVVVDGVSFDVRPGEVLAVAGVQGNGQTELVEAIVGLAERVTGSISLDGTELVGKTVRGILDEGVGFVPEDRTEDGLVGAFSVAENLILDRSGDSAFVRGGTIRRALLDDFARARIEEYDIRTQGPDVPAGTLSGGNQQKVVIAREMSRDLKLLVAAQPTRGVDVGSIEFIHTRIVETRDAGIPVVVVSTELDEVAALADRIVVMYRGGIVGIVPGDTPRDVLGLMMAGERPDSEEAA